Proteins encoded within one genomic window of Rhizobium acidisoli:
- a CDS encoding ABC transporter permease yields MLSKAFFWIVDHQNEFFRALGQHLLMSGVSLAIALLIALPLAILIVNHGRFAFGVINTINGLRTVPSLAILAIIMPLLGIGIMPSIVALTVLALPPILLNAYVGLRDVDPDAVEAAIGMGMDRGQVLRKIRIPLAAPAMFAGTRTAAVQVLAGATLAPFIGGGGLGDFIATGIGMMDMSRLLVGAVPIAILALATEFILGRAEKILFAERAAA; encoded by the coding sequence ATGCTGAGCAAAGCCTTCTTCTGGATCGTCGATCATCAAAACGAGTTCTTTCGCGCGCTCGGCCAGCACCTTCTGATGTCCGGCGTGTCGCTGGCGATCGCACTTCTGATCGCGCTGCCGCTGGCAATCCTCATCGTCAATCACGGCCGTTTCGCCTTCGGCGTCATCAACACGATCAATGGCCTCAGAACCGTTCCGAGCCTTGCTATCCTCGCCATCATCATGCCGCTGCTTGGGATCGGCATCATGCCGTCGATCGTGGCGCTGACGGTGCTGGCTTTGCCGCCGATCTTACTCAATGCCTATGTCGGCCTGCGCGATGTCGATCCCGATGCGGTGGAAGCCGCAATCGGCATGGGCATGGATCGTGGCCAAGTGCTGCGCAAGATCCGCATCCCGCTTGCAGCACCCGCCATGTTTGCCGGTACGCGTACGGCCGCCGTGCAGGTCCTTGCCGGCGCAACACTTGCGCCCTTCATCGGCGGTGGCGGGCTCGGCGATTTCATCGCGACCGGTATCGGCATGATGGACATGTCGCGGCTTCTGGTCGGCGCCGTGCCGATCGCGATCCTGGCGCTCGCCACCGAATTTATTCTCGGCCGCGCCGAGAAAATCCTGTTTGCAGAAAGAGCCGCCGCATGA
- a CDS encoding ABC transporter ATP-binding protein: MIRMEDVTKRYAEGAAPSVDRLTLEVPEGSTVALIGPSGCGKTTTMRMINRLIEPTEGRILVNGEDVTKADPVQLRRHIGYVIQNVGLFPHMTIGENIAAVPNLLGWEQKRIATRTQELLDLVGLDPQEMLKRYPRQLSGGQRQRIGVARALAADPAVLLMDEPFGAIDPIARARLQDEFRQILKRVRKTVVLVTHDLDEAIRLGDRIAIMRAGQIVQYDKPDAILSHPADEFVANFVGIDRAIKRLSLFSVADAALAGAPSAPAATVAANANLRDALSLMVAANSDVLAVVDGNGTVTGHLTRDAIFSI, translated from the coding sequence ATGATCCGGATGGAAGATGTCACGAAACGTTATGCTGAAGGGGCAGCACCTTCGGTCGACAGGTTGACGCTCGAGGTGCCCGAGGGTTCGACGGTGGCGCTGATCGGTCCCTCCGGCTGCGGCAAGACGACGACGATGCGCATGATCAACCGGCTGATCGAGCCGACCGAAGGCCGCATCCTCGTCAACGGCGAGGATGTCACTAAGGCCGATCCCGTGCAGCTTCGCCGCCACATCGGCTATGTAATCCAGAATGTCGGCCTGTTCCCGCATATGACGATCGGCGAGAACATCGCCGCCGTCCCGAACCTGCTCGGCTGGGAGCAGAAACGGATCGCGACGCGCACCCAGGAATTGCTCGACCTTGTCGGCCTCGATCCGCAGGAGATGCTCAAGCGCTATCCGCGTCAGCTTTCCGGCGGTCAGCGCCAGCGCATCGGCGTTGCCCGCGCTCTTGCCGCCGATCCTGCCGTGCTTTTGATGGACGAGCCGTTCGGCGCCATCGACCCGATCGCCAGAGCGCGTCTGCAGGATGAGTTCAGGCAGATCCTCAAGCGCGTCAGAAAGACCGTGGTTCTGGTCACCCACGATCTCGACGAGGCGATCCGGCTCGGCGACCGCATTGCCATCATGCGCGCCGGCCAGATCGTGCAATATGATAAGCCGGACGCGATACTCTCCCATCCGGCCGATGAATTCGTCGCGAATTTCGTTGGCATTGACCGTGCGATCAAGAGGCTGAGCCTGTTTTCGGTCGCCGATGCGGCCCTTGCAGGAGCGCCGTCGGCGCCGGCCGCCACGGTGGCGGCAAATGCCAATCTGCGCGATGCGCTGTCGCTGATGGTCGCGGCCAACAGCGACGTGCTCGCCGTCGTCGATGGCAATGGTACTGTTACAGGGCATCTGACGCGTGACGCCATCTTCTCGATCTGA
- a CDS encoding LLM class flavin-dependent oxidoreductase: protein MYLGFSLTPFGHHPAAWRGAAEIANLGFEALLAQVARAEQAGLDFVLLSDRLGARPVDDLSPVATPFEPTTLVAALATRARRIGFLAAAATHQHEPYNLARRFASLESISNGRTGWVAVTTGNGEDRDREYVDLVGALWDSWEDDAFIYDKEKGRFFQPDKMHVLNHKGEHFSVRGPLNVSRSPQGKPVLAQVLTDENRALAAHAAEIVFLQSSSPTGAEEAASDFIRSLEAADRRRDARILANLVPFIAATQTEAQALHDALQAVEDISKQPLSGAILIGTPIAIADSLQQWLEAGQIDGFAILPPTLGMADLFLAEVAPELQRRGLIGRTKAGSTLRDYLNLPRPAYPAATWERAS from the coding sequence ATGTATCTCGGCTTTTCCCTAACCCCCTTCGGCCATCATCCGGCGGCCTGGCGCGGTGCCGCAGAGATCGCAAATCTCGGCTTCGAGGCACTGCTCGCCCAGGTCGCGAGAGCCGAGCAGGCGGGTCTTGATTTCGTTCTGCTTTCCGATCGTCTTGGCGCCCGCCCGGTCGACGATCTCTCGCCTGTCGCCACACCTTTCGAGCCGACAACGCTGGTTGCGGCACTCGCGACCCGTGCCCGCCGGATTGGCTTCCTGGCTGCCGCCGCAACGCACCAGCACGAGCCTTACAATCTTGCCCGTCGCTTCGCGTCGCTTGAATCGATCAGCAATGGCAGAACGGGCTGGGTTGCGGTCACGACCGGTAATGGCGAGGACCGCGACCGCGAATATGTCGATCTCGTCGGCGCGCTGTGGGACAGCTGGGAAGACGATGCCTTCATCTATGACAAGGAAAAAGGCCGTTTCTTCCAGCCCGACAAGATGCATGTCCTCAATCACAAGGGTGAGCACTTCTCCGTGCGCGGCCCGCTTAACGTCAGTCGCTCGCCGCAGGGCAAGCCGGTTCTGGCGCAGGTCCTGACGGATGAAAACAGAGCGCTGGCGGCGCATGCCGCCGAGATCGTCTTCCTTCAGTCCTCTTCCCCAACCGGCGCGGAAGAGGCGGCCTCCGATTTCATCCGGAGTCTCGAAGCCGCCGACCGCCGCCGCGACGCCAGGATACTGGCAAATCTCGTCCCGTTCATCGCCGCGACGCAGACAGAGGCGCAGGCCCTCCACGACGCTTTGCAGGCTGTTGAAGATATCTCGAAGCAGCCACTCTCTGGCGCTATCCTGATCGGAACGCCGATCGCGATTGCCGACTCGCTGCAGCAATGGCTCGAAGCCGGCCAGATAGACGGTTTCGCCATTCTGCCTCCTACATTGGGGATGGCCGATCTCTTCCTGGCCGAAGTCGCTCCCGAATTGCAGCGGCGCGGCCTGATTGGCAGGACGAAAGCCGGCTCGACGCTGCGCGATTATCTGAACCTGCCGCGCCCGGCCTATCCCGCTGCAACATGGGAGCGCGCATCATGA
- a CDS encoding LLM class flavin-dependent oxidoreductase, which produces MSGDRKMRLGAFLMAGGHHIAAWRHPLAHAQAGVDIDHFVALARIAERGKFDMIFVEDAAAIRERNSDMASQAARSTAFEPLSLLAALAVNTSHIGLVATASTTYNEPYGLARSFASLDQLSGGRAGWNLVTSASELEAENFASSGLRPHSERYERAEEFADAALAIWDGVEDGAYLPPGGADFTDRAKLHPVHHRGKHFAVEGLLESPCSPQGRPIMVQAGASDVGKELAARTADVVFAASQTIDEAKAYYSDVKARLAKYGRQIDDIKIMPGISPIVGATEAEAKAKYRALQELIPDAVGVALLASYLSIQDLSSYPLDGPLPDMPETNLIQSRQQLIIDLGRRENLSIRELARHFAGARGHWQVAGTPAQIADAMEERFSAGAADGFNVMAPIFPSGLEDFVTLVVPELRRRGLFREAYEGRTLRQNLGVGVPAKR; this is translated from the coding sequence ATGAGCGGCGATCGCAAGATGAGACTGGGCGCCTTCCTGATGGCCGGCGGCCATCATATCGCAGCGTGGCGTCATCCGCTCGCGCATGCGCAGGCCGGCGTCGATATCGACCATTTCGTCGCGCTTGCCCGGATCGCCGAACGCGGCAAGTTCGACATGATCTTCGTCGAGGACGCCGCCGCTATCCGCGAGCGCAACTCCGACATGGCAAGCCAGGCTGCCCGCTCGACCGCCTTTGAACCGCTGAGCCTGCTCGCAGCACTTGCGGTCAACACCTCGCATATCGGCCTCGTCGCCACGGCGTCGACCACCTACAACGAGCCCTATGGCCTTGCCCGCAGCTTCGCCTCGCTCGACCAGCTCAGCGGCGGCAGGGCAGGGTGGAACCTCGTCACCTCGGCCAGCGAACTCGAAGCGGAAAATTTCGCCAGCAGCGGCCTTCGCCCGCATTCGGAGCGTTACGAGCGCGCCGAGGAATTTGCCGATGCGGCTCTGGCCATCTGGGACGGCGTTGAGGACGGCGCATATCTGCCTCCAGGGGGCGCCGACTTCACCGATCGCGCCAAGCTCCATCCGGTGCATCATCGCGGCAAGCATTTTGCCGTCGAGGGCCTGCTCGAAAGTCCTTGTTCGCCGCAGGGGCGGCCGATCATGGTGCAGGCCGGCGCTTCGGATGTCGGCAAGGAACTTGCCGCCCGCACGGCCGATGTCGTCTTCGCCGCCTCGCAGACCATCGACGAGGCTAAGGCCTATTACTCCGACGTGAAGGCGCGGCTTGCCAAGTACGGCCGCCAGATCGACGACATCAAGATCATGCCGGGCATCTCGCCGATCGTCGGCGCGACCGAAGCGGAAGCCAAGGCGAAATATCGCGCGCTGCAGGAGCTGATCCCGGATGCGGTCGGCGTGGCGCTGCTTGCAAGTTATCTGAGCATCCAGGACCTTTCCAGCTATCCGCTTGACGGACCGCTGCCTGATATGCCCGAGACCAACCTCATCCAGAGCCGCCAGCAACTGATCATCGATCTCGGCAGGCGCGAGAACCTCTCGATCCGCGAACTGGCCCGTCATTTTGCCGGCGCGCGCGGTCATTGGCAGGTCGCCGGCACTCCCGCCCAGATCGCCGATGCCATGGAAGAGCGGTTCAGCGCGGGTGCTGCTGACGGCTTCAACGTTATGGCGCCTATCTTCCCCTCGGGGCTCGAGGATTTCGTCACGCTTGTGGTGCCGGAGCTTCGCCGTCGCGGACTTTTCCGTGAGGCCTACGAAGGCCGGACACTGCGCCAAAATCTCGGTGTCGGCGTGCCGGCCAAACGATAA
- a CDS encoding ornithine cyclodeaminase family protein, with protein sequence MNPIYIDYLNAFDIEALNLSNNEILAAIETSLGAQGKGETVIEPRVHLEPDPSFHGHFNVLRGYVAPLDLAGVKIVGDFVDNYKLGYPSEFGVLNLFDPRTGVPRAILDATVITDMRTGAVTALGAKHLARKGSKVLGHIGARGTAYWNVRLLNHLFDFEEIRIHSRRPESRDAFGAKLEQDLGKKITVTDNWRDCVEGADIIVEASRLSAPESMLKTEWIKKGAFVVPYGTMSAVELSLTDIMGKLVVDDWGQCKGGKFGSLRAHVDAGKLSAETLHAELGQIVAGLKPGRQSDDETILLWHRGLSLSDIALGHALLTKAHAANIGQRLRFA encoded by the coding sequence ATGAACCCGATCTATATCGACTATCTCAACGCCTTCGATATCGAGGCACTCAATCTTAGCAATAACGAGATCCTCGCCGCGATCGAGACTTCGCTTGGTGCCCAGGGCAAAGGCGAGACGGTGATCGAACCGCGCGTCCACCTCGAGCCCGATCCAAGCTTCCACGGCCATTTCAACGTCTTGCGCGGTTATGTGGCGCCACTGGACCTTGCCGGAGTCAAGATCGTTGGCGATTTCGTCGATAACTATAAGCTAGGCTACCCCTCGGAATTCGGCGTGCTCAACCTCTTCGATCCGCGCACCGGCGTGCCGAGAGCGATCCTCGATGCCACCGTCATCACCGATATGCGCACCGGTGCCGTCACCGCGCTTGGCGCCAAACATCTGGCGCGGAAGGGTTCGAAGGTGCTCGGCCATATCGGTGCCCGCGGCACGGCCTATTGGAATGTCCGGCTGCTCAACCATCTGTTCGATTTCGAGGAGATCCGCATCCATTCTCGCCGCCCCGAAAGCCGCGACGCCTTCGGCGCCAAGTTGGAACAGGATCTCGGCAAGAAGATTACGGTGACCGACAATTGGCGTGACTGCGTCGAGGGCGCCGATATCATCGTCGAGGCCTCGCGCCTTTCCGCGCCTGAATCGATGCTCAAGACCGAGTGGATCAAGAAGGGTGCTTTCGTCGTTCCCTACGGCACGATGAGCGCTGTCGAACTGTCGTTGACCGATATCATGGGCAAGCTCGTCGTCGACGATTGGGGCCAATGCAAAGGCGGCAAGTTCGGCTCGCTGCGGGCGCATGTCGACGCCGGCAAGCTGTCCGCAGAAACCCTCCATGCCGAACTCGGCCAGATCGTTGCCGGCCTGAAGCCGGGACGGCAGAGCGATGACGAGACGATCCTTCTCTGGCACCGGGGATTGTCGCTGAGCGACATCGCGCTCGGCCATGCGCTGCTGACCAAGGCGCACGCCGCCAATATCGGCCAGAGGCTGCGCTTCGCATGA
- a CDS encoding HAL/PAL/TAL family ammonia-lyase yields MTPLLVTGSGFTTADIVAIARRSVIVEQGADVGPRLARARYILETAAASGQQIYGMNTGLGANLRTEVTADFEAFQLQLVRGRAMGVGPALPRDVTRAVMAARLAMLAVGGSGISPPVFEALLALLNAGVHPLIPSIGSIGAGDLVLLSSVARCLIGEGEAEYAGAIHPAHEALRLAGLAPVTLRPKDGISLLNASAVSVGQGALALHDAMQLLDRQRQAAALSFEGLGGNPLILSPAIQKARPSIGQAEEAARLLEALTNSTLFEAKAAIQDPLSLRCVAPIHGVLMEALRQAEQAVEIELNAAADNPLVILDEERVLSTGNFHTPSLSLTFETLGLAIAQAASASAARFVQLTGSGRNGLPRYLSPVGGASAGFVPMQKVVVALTAAIRHKANPVMLDFLAVSEGVEDHATQSALVVQKLAEMLELWRQLIACEMLAAAQAVDQRPEHRCGLGTQETFDLVRQIAPAMVEDRPLGEDASALASYLSCDE; encoded by the coding sequence ATGACGCCGCTTCTGGTGACCGGCTCCGGCTTTACGACCGCCGACATTGTCGCGATCGCCCGGCGTAGCGTCATCGTCGAACAAGGCGCGGATGTTGGGCCGCGGCTGGCGCGCGCACGGTACATCCTAGAAACTGCGGCGGCATCGGGCCAGCAGATCTATGGGATGAATACCGGCCTCGGCGCCAATCTGAGGACCGAGGTGACCGCCGATTTCGAGGCTTTCCAGCTGCAGCTCGTGCGCGGCCGCGCAATGGGCGTTGGACCAGCCTTGCCGCGCGACGTGACGCGTGCGGTCATGGCGGCGCGCCTCGCCATGCTTGCCGTCGGTGGTTCCGGCATTTCGCCGCCGGTCTTCGAGGCGCTTCTTGCTTTGCTCAATGCCGGTGTCCATCCGCTCATTCCATCCATCGGCTCGATCGGTGCCGGCGATCTCGTGCTTCTCTCCTCCGTTGCCCGGTGTCTCATCGGGGAAGGTGAAGCCGAATATGCGGGCGCGATTCATCCCGCGCATGAAGCGCTGAGGCTCGCCGGCCTTGCACCGGTGACCTTGCGGCCGAAGGACGGCATTTCGCTGCTGAATGCCTCTGCCGTTTCCGTCGGTCAGGGCGCTCTCGCCCTTCATGATGCAATGCAACTCCTCGATCGACAGCGGCAGGCTGCAGCCCTCAGCTTCGAAGGCCTTGGCGGCAACCCGCTCATTCTCTCGCCTGCCATTCAAAAGGCAAGACCGTCCATCGGCCAGGCGGAAGAAGCAGCCAGACTTCTCGAAGCGCTCACCAACTCGACTCTCTTCGAAGCCAAGGCCGCTATTCAGGATCCGCTCAGCCTGCGGTGTGTGGCACCGATCCACGGCGTGCTGATGGAGGCTCTGCGCCAGGCGGAGCAAGCCGTCGAAATCGAGCTCAATGCGGCGGCGGACAATCCGCTTGTCATTCTCGACGAGGAGCGGGTGCTCTCGACCGGCAATTTTCACACGCCGTCGCTGTCACTCACTTTCGAGACGCTGGGGCTTGCCATCGCCCAGGCGGCATCGGCAAGCGCTGCGCGGTTTGTCCAGCTGACCGGCTCGGGCAGGAACGGGCTGCCGCGCTACCTGTCGCCGGTCGGCGGCGCTTCGGCCGGCTTCGTGCCGATGCAGAAGGTGGTCGTGGCGCTGACGGCAGCGATCCGACACAAGGCAAACCCGGTTATGCTCGATTTCCTGGCAGTCTCAGAAGGCGTCGAGGACCATGCAACGCAGTCGGCGCTTGTCGTCCAGAAATTGGCCGAAATGCTCGAGCTCTGGCGGCAGCTGATCGCCTGTGAAATGCTGGCCGCCGCCCAGGCGGTGGACCAGCGTCCGGAGCATCGTTGCGGGCTAGGCACCCAGGAAACCTTCGATCTTGTCCGCCAGATCGCGCCCGCGATGGTGGAAGATCGCCCGCTCGGGGAGGATGCGTCGGCGCTTGCATCTTACCTCAGCTGCGACGAGTAG
- a CDS encoding phosphate/phosphite/phosphonate ABC transporter substrate-binding protein yields the protein MHLVSIAMYVTSQPLADATAALWSFLRHYLLDAGLKDLPEKLDQTVGYDEAWLRPDLLLSQTCGYPFASRLRGKVRLVATPVYNHLGCDGPLMRSLIIVRTDSSLHTLEDLRGTTAAINSPDSNSGSNLFRAAVAPLACEGRFFGRIIETGSHGGSIAAVAEGRADSAAIDCITYGNIRRFDPGHVEGVRIIAETPKGPGLPFITSGDSSDERVLLLRRALAAAIKEPSLAAMRATLGLVDFAVLSEADYEPLLSLASEALPQLTA from the coding sequence ATGCATCTCGTCAGCATCGCCATGTATGTCACATCCCAGCCGCTCGCAGATGCGACGGCCGCGCTCTGGTCGTTCCTCCGGCACTATCTTTTGGACGCCGGCCTCAAGGACCTGCCTGAAAAGCTCGACCAGACCGTTGGCTATGATGAAGCCTGGTTGAGGCCGGATCTTCTCCTCTCGCAGACATGCGGCTATCCCTTTGCCAGCCGCCTGCGCGGCAAAGTTCGCCTGGTGGCGACGCCGGTCTATAATCATCTCGGCTGCGACGGTCCGCTGATGCGCAGCTTGATCATTGTCCGCACGGATTCTTCCCTTCACACGCTGGAGGATCTGCGCGGCACGACGGCTGCAATCAACAGCCCTGACAGCAATTCCGGCAGCAATCTCTTTCGCGCGGCCGTCGCTCCGCTAGCCTGCGAGGGCCGTTTTTTCGGCCGGATCATCGAAACCGGCAGCCACGGCGGCAGCATCGCCGCCGTCGCCGAGGGCAGGGCGGATAGCGCGGCGATCGATTGCATAACCTATGGCAACATTCGCCGCTTCGATCCCGGCCATGTCGAAGGGGTCCGTATCATCGCCGAAACGCCGAAAGGGCCCGGCCTGCCATTCATTACTTCAGGCGATTCCTCGGACGAGAGGGTCCTTCTCCTGCGCCGTGCGCTTGCCGCAGCCATCAAGGAGCCATCGCTGGCAGCCATGCGCGCCACGCTCGGTCTCGTTGATTTCGCGGTGCTGTCCGAAGCGGATTACGAGCCGCTTCTATCATTGGCCAGTGAGGCATTGCCGCAGTTAACGGCTTGA
- a CDS encoding FAD-dependent oxidoreductase, giving the protein MNAPDADFIIIGSGPAGVSAAFPLIAAGRRVLMLDAGDDAGSQEESRSVRVLGSDLESLRADDGSSPKLQTPVSRGILERFQRESGISGDGFKPIGSLARGGLSNIWGAQVSYLDAGDVKDWPIDLASLQGSYERVSQRIGISTNADVTTGSNGEAVLPLGATAAHVLHRHKAAKPADGSFRLFPAANAILSEARAGRAACDLRGDCLYGCPSGAIYNSRQDLLALRKSPHFRLLDMRAVSLARDSGWTVQTADGSSFSAPRILLAAGVLGTAALLADLLPIGEKGLRLLNSPTLAIPLLSPARLLRSPTPTHSLAQLGLSLRYGDGASDYVTGAIYEIGSLPAQSFVNRMPLGRRAGRAAFELIAGSLLVATIYYPGDQSRSSIHRDDTAKKGLTVRGGFAEGFEIRAEALKKALRREWNRLGLIPLPGASLAKPGIDAHFAGTLPMGEAGPFGTSLVGELNLHPGLYVVDGSILPDLSSKYITMTIMANADRIAHRLAVMEATSAP; this is encoded by the coding sequence ATGAATGCGCCCGACGCCGACTTCATCATCATCGGCAGCGGCCCTGCGGGCGTCTCCGCTGCCTTTCCGCTGATAGCGGCCGGGCGTCGCGTTCTGATGCTGGATGCCGGCGATGACGCCGGATCGCAGGAGGAAAGCCGCAGCGTCCGTGTCCTGGGCAGCGATCTAGAATCGCTGCGCGCCGACGACGGCAGCTCGCCGAAACTGCAGACACCCGTATCACGCGGTATTCTCGAACGGTTCCAACGCGAGTCCGGTATCTCAGGCGATGGCTTCAAACCGATCGGCAGCCTCGCGCGCGGCGGGCTCTCCAATATCTGGGGTGCTCAAGTCAGCTATCTCGACGCCGGGGATGTCAAGGATTGGCCGATCGACCTCGCTTCGCTGCAGGGCTCTTACGAGCGGGTATCCCAGCGCATCGGGATCAGCACCAATGCCGATGTTACCACCGGCTCCAACGGCGAGGCCGTCCTACCGCTTGGTGCGACAGCCGCCCATGTTCTTCATCGGCACAAGGCTGCAAAACCAGCGGATGGATCGTTTCGGCTTTTTCCCGCCGCCAACGCCATACTTTCTGAGGCGAGGGCCGGACGAGCGGCATGCGATCTGCGCGGCGACTGTCTCTATGGCTGCCCGAGCGGCGCCATCTATAACAGCCGGCAGGATCTGCTTGCGTTGCGAAAGTCACCACATTTTCGTTTGCTCGACATGCGGGCCGTCTCGTTGGCACGGGATTCGGGCTGGACGGTCCAAACGGCCGACGGCTCGTCGTTTTCCGCACCGCGGATCCTTCTTGCCGCAGGAGTGCTCGGAACGGCTGCCCTGCTGGCCGATCTCCTGCCGATCGGCGAGAAGGGATTGCGTCTCCTGAACAGTCCCACGCTGGCCATTCCTTTGCTCTCTCCCGCGCGATTGCTGCGTTCGCCGACGCCGACGCATAGTCTTGCGCAGCTCGGATTGTCTCTGCGTTATGGAGACGGCGCATCCGATTACGTGACGGGCGCGATCTATGAAATCGGGTCCCTGCCGGCGCAAAGTTTCGTCAACAGGATGCCGCTCGGCCGAAGGGCCGGGCGAGCCGCGTTCGAACTTATCGCCGGCAGCCTTCTCGTCGCGACGATCTATTATCCCGGCGATCAAAGCCGCAGCTCCATCCACCGGGATGATACAGCGAAAAAAGGACTGACCGTCCGCGGCGGCTTCGCGGAAGGTTTCGAGATCCGCGCCGAGGCTTTGAAAAAAGCGCTGCGCCGTGAATGGAACCGGTTGGGTCTCATTCCGCTCCCGGGCGCATCGCTGGCAAAGCCAGGTATCGACGCCCATTTCGCCGGCACTCTGCCGATGGGCGAAGCCGGCCCGTTCGGCACCTCCCTCGTGGGAGAATTGAACCTGCATCCAGGTCTTTACGTCGTCGACGGCTCCATTCTTCCCGATCTATCCTCGAAATACATCACGATGACGATCATGGCCAATGCCGATCGCATCGCCCATCGTCTTGCCGTAATGGAAGCAACCTCGGCGCCCTGA
- a CDS encoding NAD-dependent epimerase/dehydratase family protein, with protein sequence MAPRLIITGSTGYIGARLAAMARERGFEVIELGRRSGTKWRIGDEPAASDLEGAVGIVHLAHSWATEPEAAEEDNINISGTVTLAEAARAAGVPRFVFSSSTSSRREALNVYGRTKFRIEQHLAASLAAPIVRVARIGLVYGGPRTAMYGLMVKLAALSPILPMIGLSRKVQPIHLDEVAEGLLALATEESQPPQTFVLAQEKPISFASWLRMLRRSQGKGNLHFIPVPLAAALLACHMTKLVPLIPTVDPERVLGLAGAAPMESGESLRLLKLNLAAPMVTLAGEFGQTGEDQSLSEAQALLQYLGIAPTEMQLQRLCEGLRREGLSPLGLSPTVIRHPRLLALFEPPASRTQHRLARALYLADLASEPERHADQRAGFFGAVLTIASDVLLFPLRALLAGTYR encoded by the coding sequence ATGGCACCGCGGCTCATCATCACCGGATCGACCGGCTATATCGGCGCTAGACTGGCAGCGATGGCGCGTGAGCGCGGCTTCGAGGTGATTGAACTCGGCCGGCGGTCCGGAACCAAATGGCGCATCGGTGATGAGCCTGCTGCCTCCGACCTGGAAGGGGCGGTCGGAATCGTCCATCTCGCGCATTCCTGGGCCACCGAGCCGGAGGCTGCCGAGGAAGACAACATCAATATCTCAGGCACGGTGACGTTGGCGGAGGCGGCAAGGGCAGCCGGCGTGCCGCGCTTCGTCTTTTCCTCCTCCACCTCGTCCCGGCGGGAGGCGCTCAATGTTTACGGCCGCACCAAATTCAGGATCGAACAGCATTTGGCTGCGAGCCTCGCAGCGCCGATCGTTCGTGTTGCGCGAATAGGTCTCGTCTATGGCGGACCACGCACTGCAATGTACGGACTGATGGTCAAGTTGGCGGCTTTAAGTCCGATTCTGCCGATGATAGGGCTCAGCCGCAAGGTCCAGCCGATACATCTCGACGAAGTCGCCGAAGGTCTGCTGGCGCTGGCGACGGAGGAGAGCCAGCCGCCGCAGACATTCGTGCTTGCGCAGGAAAAGCCGATAAGCTTTGCCAGTTGGCTCAGAATGCTTCGCCGCAGTCAGGGCAAGGGCAATCTCCATTTCATACCGGTTCCCCTGGCCGCCGCGCTCCTTGCCTGCCACATGACCAAACTCGTGCCGTTGATCCCGACGGTCGATCCGGAGCGCGTCCTGGGGCTTGCGGGTGCCGCGCCGATGGAAAGCGGCGAGAGCCTCAGACTGCTGAAATTGAACCTGGCTGCCCCAATGGTTACGCTTGCCGGCGAATTCGGCCAAACAGGCGAGGATCAATCGCTGAGCGAGGCGCAGGCTTTGCTGCAATATCTCGGCATCGCGCCGACCGAAATGCAGCTCCAGCGGCTCTGCGAAGGGCTTCGGCGTGAAGGGCTGTCGCCGCTCGGTCTTTCCCCAACCGTGATCCGGCATCCGCGCCTGCTGGCGCTCTTCGAGCCGCCGGCCAGTCGGACGCAGCATCGCCTCGCGCGAGCCCTCTACCTCGCCGACCTCGCGAGCGAACCGGAAAGGCATGCAGACCAAAGGGCCGGGTTTTTCGGCGCGGTATTGACCATCGCCAGCGATGTCCTGCTGTTTCCGCTCCGCGCGCTTTTGGCCGGGACATATCGATGA